The genomic region AGGGCCGGGgcgggagctttcccgcgcgaatGGCGGCATCAGCTCGCAGCTTGCTGCTGCAGGCCCGATGGTCATTCACTCATTCTACGCTAATCAACTCTGTCGATCTAAGTTAGACTATCTCATCTCTTATTTAAAACTCAACTTAATAAACAATACAGGCTAATGTGTAAAACAACACAGTCTAAAGTTGTAAAACAATGTTTTGCATAGCTTCAACTTTCTTTAAAACAATGTTTTTGTGTTGTGCTAGCAAGTTGCAACTACCAATAGGCAATAGCCCACAATACTAATCGTGAACGAACACACACCCGTCCTAAAGTCAGGTCCAAATTTCCGTCCACGCTACTAACCATATATGATTGGAACACTGCCCTTGTACGACAAAAAAAATGTCAAAGAGCAACAAGCTGGCCCTCGAAATCTTTAGGTCATTCTACGCTAACCAACTTCTCCCTAAATATTAACTCAGACCCTTGAAGTACCTTGCCTAAAGTTGTTTGATCAGCTTGCACAACCTTTTTTTAAGAACCGTCTTATTACCTTTCTAAAGGACCAATATCACTCTGTATTAGGAAGCACTGAAAATTCACTATCAAGTCCTTTGGTTTCCTCTAAACGACCTAAGTCAACTAGGGTTAATCCTAATAAACTCCTCGGTTAATATGATAATTAGACTCTTTAAGAAATCACTTGTGACCCATTCTCTAAAggtgtgtttggttgaagagttaaATAGAATGAAGTGGTTCCATTCCAGTACTTAAGAATGAAGCTGTTATGTTCTGCGTTTAGCAAGAAAAACGGAGTCGCTTCATTTTTTTAGTTGTTTGAAGGTACAACATTTTTTGAAAGACACATGCAGGCTAGGCTCGCGAATCAAGACCAAATATTTTTTCGAACCTTTTTGTTATATCTGTTAAAAAGAATTAAATTAGTAAATCGATTTCACATTtacgtactccctccgtttctttttagttgtcgctagatagttcaattttgcactatccagcgacaactaaaacgaaacggagtgAGTACCTTACAATTCTATAAACAAAACTTAGGCTAGGGCAGTGCCGTCGCTCGAGGATCAAGACCAAATATTTTTTTGAACCTTTTTGTTATATCTGTTAAAAGAATTAAATTAGTAAATCGATTACACATTTACGTACCTTACAATTCTATAAATAAAACTATACTATATGTTGGCGCCGATCTAGACGCCAAACACTGGATTGAACCACGTGGCAATGCTCTCTGCGACGGCGCGAACGGTCCACGGTCTTGACCTCGATGGTCCATGACCTGGGTGCAGGAGCAGATTGTTCTCTGCATGCTTCCAGACAATCCGCGCCAGAGGTTGGACTATCCGCGATGGCGCAGGGTCTTTTTCTTCATAAAGAACCATAGAACTCGTATCCAGGTAAATCTCGTCGAGGGGAAGGGTTCCAGGGGTTGCTCCAGGGTCAGCAGGTCACCCATGGCGTCCCTAATTGGTGTAGAGTCAAAGAGGGATGGTCGCGGAAGGCTATACTGGATCTAAACTAGGGCTAGATTACCCCTATTCCTAAGGAATGAAAGAACATTGCAAATAAGATGAATTTGAAAAGTAGAATTGATTAGATCGATTATGTGTAATTCAATCGACCGTACCCTTTATCTATATAAAGGGTGAAGGTTTAGTCCCGTTACACGTCGGTTTTCAAGTTAATTTCGCAGGTTTTGCTAATAAATCCGCAAAAATCCAGAACACTAACAGATTTTGCTCACGCGAGGATAGTCTGGACCGTCCAAAATCTGTTTTGGTGTTCAACACTACACTTATTATATAATTTTTTtgtaaatagttttaatttttttATTCTCATTCCATCTCGATTCTAATCCAGCTAACAAAACACCATATTTTATGATTAGGTGCAATGCAACACACTAATGGTTTATTTTGTTGGACGTACAAAGAAGAATGAAGGGGACGGCTATATTTTATATAATGTTTAGATGAGAACTACAAGAAAATAAGGTGAACACCTGAGAAATTTTTAGTAACAGTAGTCTTAAAAAAAAGGTCCGTGTCGCCCCGGCTTATCTTATTTTGACCTTAATCAAAACCAAACACATTCGTCCGGCACCCTCGCCGCCCAGCCACAGCTGTGGCGGGAGCCAGACGCCCAGACATGCCCAAAATCGGGCAGAACACTGGCTAGATTTGCCTGACGCCGAGGATGTCTGGAGGCTGGAGCATTCATTCACGTGGCCAAGACGACGCGTGAATCCTACCTAGCTCATCAATGCTTCTCTGGCTATTTAGTAGCCCACTGGACAACATCAATGGCGCTGCTGCCGTAGCGCCATGGCCCATGGCTGCGTGCTTGTCCGGAGAGAGTACTACGGCGTGCTGTGTTGTACAGTATGTAGTAGGCTTGTAGTATGTAGGAGTAACTACGGCATTTAGTGTAGTAGCCTAGTATAAGGTTAGATCTTCCTGTACCACTGTCATCTTCATTAGACCAACAGCTGCTGAAGATCGTGGACGAACGCAGCTGGGCCTGGTCGGCCGCGTTTATGGACGAGCACGGTCAGCTTTTGAGTGCCGGGTCGGTACAACTCTTACTACTACTACAGTTGTTGGCCGTTGCTGCCACTGCCGCCCACTCACTGAAGGCAGGCGCCAGGCACAGCCAGCCGCACACGCACACGGAGTGGTGGGTGCTCTCACGCCATCGTTATCCAAAATGGCGCGCTCCCCCCGTCCCCCACTACCGAAACCAGTGGtagcggtgatgtttgcggcgcgGCGCGTGGCTCCGCCGCATGGAAGCCAGCGGCCTAGCGGCTAGCGCTCGCACGGCCGGAAAGGCGGCGGAGCTGGACGTCGCTCAGCACAGGACGGGGCGCGACGGCGGCGAGCCGAAAGACGGTCTGCGCCTGCTGATCGATCTCCTGGGCGTGCTTGGCGGCCGTGGGCGATCGCACGATGGCCGATGGgtgcggctgcggctgcggcctaTCGCCACTGGGGAAGTAGGGAGCCGGGCGTGCGTGACCGCCCGGCGCCACGGCGGCACGCCGAAACGGCAGGGCAAAACGTGCGCGCGTTGCTGCGTACCGGACGTCCGTGTCGTGTCGCGTCACGAGGGAAAGCTCGATCGGGCGCGCACCGAAACCATCACTCCGGCGAAGCGACGCGAAGCAAAGCAAAGcatccaaggagaagaagggggaTTTGTGTGTGGCTGTCGCTTCCTTTTCGGTGAGCCGAGCGAGAGCTTTCGTTCGTGACCACTAGATCAAAGGCGTGGCCAGGGAACGCCGTGACGCGGATCGCGGTAGGACTGGGCTCTGGGATCTCCGGTAGGGGTAGGCAGCCGCCTGGTCTGTCGACGAGGTAAACGGCCGGCCCCGGTCGAAAGGTCCTTTCGATCGCACCTTGCTTTTGCTCTAGCCATGCATGGTACCCGATCGGCTGACCCGGTAGTGACTCGAAAGTTGGTGCGGCTCTGTTTGTTCCATTCCATGCGTACCTGAGAGACTCGACAGCTCGTAGCGTCGCATCTCGGTCTCAGTTTCTTATCTGCCTTTCTGCAGCCTGTGGCTGAGATGGGTTCCATCCCGTCCGGTACGAATTTTCCCCTGTTTCTGCCACAGCAGGTCGAGAGCTGCCTTGATCGATGCTGCTTCGTGTGGCACCAGTTTTTGCGCTTCTCGAAAGAGACGGGTCGAAGGGAAGCACGTAGGCCAGCTACGAAAGACGCCAGTCTCTGAAGTGCTGCAGTTCAAGGCAGCTCTTCCATCCACTCGGGCGGCCCGGCGGGAGCGACTGCGCGACGAGAAACAAGCCCGTCCGGCCGTCCCGGCCGCGCGAACTCGCGTCCCTGTCGCGGGCGTCACGTCGCACCAGCAACTCCTGGTAGCGGGTGTCCCATGGGCCCGTGGCCCGTTACGTCAGTTTGCTCCGCGGTTGCGACTCGGGGAGAAGAATCCTGCTGCCCGTGCCCGCCGTGGCGGTTACCGAGCGCCATTTTCCGCGGACTTTTCCGTAACTACCTTGCTTACCGAACGCCCGTCGCGTTTGGTTTTAGGTGAGACGGCACTTTGTACGAATACACACTCTTACCCAACCCCGCCGCTGTGTTACGCATCTGATGACTGACGAATCAATCCCAGCACTTTTTTTGTTAAAAAAGACGACACACACGCACGCAAGCTCTGCATACACTGTCCATTGACAACGAGACGGCTGTTTCCTAATCACCAGCTCCCTCCAATTATTATCGCTCCCTCTAAAATGCAAACCGCTAGTAGAAAGCAACGTGCAGGCAGGTAGGAAGGGTGAGTGAGAGGTTGGATTCGGCGCCAGTTCGATTCCTGCGACCTAACACTCAACTCACCAGCGGTTGGGTCTGGCAGAAGCTACCTCGAATGATTGGCGAGATTCAGACACGACCGACACTCCGACAGGCGACAGCAACGCGAGCGCTCCCAGCACAGCACAGCAAGCGGACGGAGCACGGTTGCAGAGAGGAGCACGATTTTAATTCTTATTTCCGGAGATCTGTACACGTTCAGTTAACAatcgtacatagaacacttgctcGTTTACAAGGTCAGCAGAGCCTTTTGCTGCCGCTGAACCCCTTTGCGCGGCCATGGTTTGGCGACGGCATGGGCCAACATACAGGGTGCCTACTAAGCTCACTACCACACTGCTGTTATCAGCGGTAACTGCGAGAACGTTCTCAGCTACGTACAGGGCTGGCACTCGACAGTCATAACTACTACAGGGACATGTACAGCGTATTCACAAGGTTGCTAGTGACCTATTTATTTATCTACATGGAGCAGGCAAGTAGCTTACGCGACAGCTTCATCCCACTCTTTCCTGTTAAAGAGACCTGCAAGAGAAGATTTGTATGAAACGTCAGTGCACCACCACTAGTTTGGACAGCACTACCAAGTCTAAAACACAGAGCATGACACGGCTGAAATGTAAGCAGCAAACCATACCAAGAGAATGTCCTCGTCTGTCCCAAAGGATTTCCGGGCCTCGTCCAAGCTCTTCATTGTCACCCGTTCGCGTTTCCTGGTAtagtaaaaaaacaaaaaaaaacagtCTTTATGTTTCTGATTCAGATTTTGCTGCTGTTGCCCACGACCAAGTAATATAAACAGGAACCCCGGTACAGATGGGTGGTGCCATGAGGCATTGCCTCAAATCAGAAACTGGAATTCCACAATTTAACGTTACTGTTTAATTGGTCATTGATTCATTGGCATGTAAGCTATGCAATTAGCAGAAGGGGAGAAGTACTATCCAAACTCAAATGAAAGCACTCAGTTGTACGTCACGGCGAAAAAATACAGACAGTGACTGTTGTTTACCTGGAACTGGCAGGATCTCTTATCTCAAATTCACAATCATCAGCATCATACCCACATATTACGACATAGTGTCCTGCAAAGGAGGAATACAATCACAGCACTTTAGTGGTAAAGGTTTGTGTTTGCAATGTGTTTTGTCATATATATAGTTGTTTATATGTGGGAAAAAGGAAAACATGGAGATTTGAACTCCGTATTTCTACCAGACAAGAAAAACAAGACGTGGCATGTGAACTGTACTGTACACATGTTCATTAGTTATTTAGCTATCATTGCAAAAAAAAGCAATACTATGCTAGCTTCTTTTGCTGCATAAATGTGTATTATCCAGAATTAAACTACTGAAGCCGCTTGCTGGTCATCAATAATTCTGCAGTGCTACAATACGATGGGATGGAACATCCATGCTGCTTGTAATACAAGATAAGAAAATAACGAAAAACCACCGAAACGTGTATCAATCGCCACACAAGAACATGGAAATTGCATAATGCGACTTACCCATGTAGTCAGGCTCATCGTTGTGCTGTTGTACATCATGATCACTCATGCAGGGCAAACTGCATTCAAGATTACGGTTATTATTATGTTCTGTCGGCACctcaaatttcataaccataacaATATAGGACCACTTGTTTTCAGTTGAAAACCAAATGATTTTGCACCTAAGTAACCTAAATAATAGGCTGTTTATTTGTAGTACATGCACACATGGATGCATGGACAGATGTTTGTCTTATGAAACAAAAAAAAAGTTCACCCGAAGTGAATTTCAAGAACTGCAGACTGTTCTCGTATCCACTGCTGCTTCAACAGAGATGACACTCTTGAAAAGCTGGGAGCAGAGCAACCAGTATATAGTTGAGCTTTTCAACTATCACCTCTTCTGTCACACAAGTACACAACACACTTGAAAGTTGAAATAACGATAGGCTAACCATCACCATTTTTAAAACCAACTTCAACTTTGTTTCTATGAAATTTTTAGTTCATGGAGAAAGAGTGAATCAAAAGCAGATACATATCACTCTAGTAACAGCAACATGAAAGCACTCACTTTAGCTTCGATTTGTCCACTAAAGCAATAGCAATGCAGTGCCCAGATAACAGTAGAAAAGCAATGTCGTATGCGGTGATGGACCTGCACTGTGAGAAGCCATAAATTGGGGAGAAAAGTTAGCTTGGAAAACCAATATGTGAAGTACATGTAATGCAGGATTTTCATGCTGCTATCTGTTGTGAGCATACTTGAATGCTAATTCCAGCATCGAGCGCCTTCCCAAATAGCTCATCCACTCGATCGATGTcttcttgcaattgctcctatGTAATGACCATTTTTAAAACATTATTGATGTGAACTTCAGAAGCCTCGTGCAGTAGAAGTTTGTCAGAACAAGTACCCTATAAAAGGATTCAGCAGAATATTGTGGATTTGCTCCAAGGGTCACGGTACAGAAAGAAAAGCTGACTGAAAACTTGTTTAACAGATATGCTAAGTCAACCGTCCAAATGCTGCAAACAGAAGTGTTAAAGGGCGTTAGTTttccaaacaaacaaaaaatggaGCCTGCGTTCTTTAAGTATACCTGCATTTGTTTTGGATGAAGCAACTATTGCATTTTTCTGAACTTATGACTACTCTGACCAAATATTCTCTTATGATCATTGAACAACAGTCATTTAGCTCTGTACTACTACTTTCCTTTTTTTTTGTTCCTTCTACTTTCTGGATGTGCCATGCTTAGGGGTTAGGGCCACAAAATCAAGGTGACGATCATTTCTTTAGTTCTGCTGTACAGCTAATTGTACTTAAAATTGTGAAGTTCCAGTCCTAGAGAGAACCTTGTGGTGCGGCAGAGCCTCTCTAGATCGGCAATGCCGTCGCAGCAATCAATCCCTAGCGTCCTGAGCACCATGAGCACGCAAGCGAGGCCGCAGTCCCAGGTGAAGGCCTGCTGCACATGCGGAACCTGCCAGCACGAGAAGTCCATGACAGGAGCCAAATTTTGTCAAGCAAACAGATGCAGATAATGAGGAAAGCGCATGGTACGCAGAAAGTCAGAGACGCACAGTGAGATAATAATAACTGAGCGACAGAGTGAAGGCTCACATCGATGTAGTACGATCGGCGTGCTAGTGAAATCCGCCCGTCGGGGTACGGCGAGCccgccgccccctgcgcgccgTCGTCGCCCGCCATCCTGAAGAGCTTCTCGGAGATGACGCACAGGGGCCACATGACATCGTCAACGGCCTACGCAATAGCTCGAGCGAGCGAGCAGGCTGCAGCTTCCCCTCGGTCGGGCCGGCCGGCCGGGCGAACAAACACGGCCGGCAACGAACCTGGCAGGCCTCCTCCTCGGGTGGAGGCTTTGGGAGTTCGGAGCGGGGAGGAGAGGGAATAAGAGGGCGAGCAAGACGAGAGCAGCGCAGACCAGCAGGGGGCGAGCGCGGTGGACACGCCTGTATTTGGTGCGGAGCCGCTGTGGCGGAGCGGAACGGAACGAACGATTGGGCGCGGCCGCGCTGTATATGGGCGAGGGCCGCGGCAGCGCTAGTGGGGGAGGGAGGCGACCGGTGCGGACGGCGCCTTAAAGCGGACAGAGGGGGTGGCCTTCCAGAAACTGCAGCGTGTGGAGCGTGGTGGTGGCGGTGCTATTTTTTATGCGCCTGCGTCCTGTTGCCGGCAGAGAGGAGGAAGAGGGGTGGGTGCCGACTGCCGAGCGCGGAGGCGAGTTGGAGGGAAGCGGGGGTCGAATCGAGGAGCGCAGCGGGGAGATGGATAGGGATTGGGGGAGGATATGGATGTCCGCGGGGAGTTCGCTTTCGGCACCACCGCTTGGCGACGTGTAGTGTAGGGCAGTAGGGCCGTACCGTACGCGCCCTGGTCTGGTGCCGGACCGGACCGCGTGTGCGCGTACGTGGCTCGGCTCGCCAAGCTTCATGGGTGCGCTGGTTGCTGAACTGGACGACTGGATCCAATCCAAGGCGGGCGCGCCGCGACGGGGCGGGCACTGCATTGACCCAATCGAAGGCCGCCGACGAGTTTGCTGGGTGGACCTGGACGGTGGTGGTGGGCCGGCCGTGCCGGGCTGTGGGTTACTATTTGTCGATCGCGATCATCAATGCGAGCAGGCGACGCCGGCCGGGTTGGTGATACTACTTGACAACGAACGCTCCAACTGAACTGCGTGAGGGTGAAACAGTGCAACTGTGCAAGTGAAAACGGGGGACGACGGCCCCGAGCGTATATCTCTATCGCTTCCTCTCCGTCGCATAGTCCTGCCCTCTTTTTTTTGAGCCTTGGACCTCCAAAAACCAAAATTATGTGGCCAGCTTACGGTCAAGCGCTAGCCGCACGGCCCCGTGGAAATATCTAGTAATTGCAATTTGGCATGTTCGATTTCTTCTGCTCCTAAGACGCGACAAAGGCACAAAGCTAAAACTGTGGACAACGGTTCATTCTATATTTCTTCCTCTATATTCCAGTCACATACTACGTCAGCAATCTCTCTTCCTCTATATCTCTATCCTCTACTGTGGTTCAATCTATATCAATCCTCTATATCGCACTCTAaacataaaatatcatttttcatacctaaaccctaaacacaatatttttttattttcaaaTTATTAGTATATGTAATATCTCTTTTTTATACAATACAGACCACCATGGGTTGTAGTGGTAGAAGCCAAGTGTCCAGCGAGAGGAGTTCAAATCCTCTGTACTACTTTGACGACTCGTTGTCTACTATTACCATGCGAAAGAGTCTCTTCCTTCAATTTTTAAAGAGGTTGGGTGAGCATTTCTTCTATTTTAATCATAGTCGATATGCTCAATCATATTAGTTTCTCCCTTAGCAAAAAATGCATTGTTGCCCTTTGCAGGTTCGCGTACGATACCGTTACTAACTATATTGATGCTAGATCAAAATAGAGAAAAGGTCGACCTTAGAGTATCTCGAACATTTTTTTTAGGAATGCCATTTCGAGTTTCTGTAAGGACTATAGTCGTTGTCCCACATTTGGCGATCTTAAGCTGCTTTTAGCTAAGGGGGAAGAGATTTTCTAGTATAATAGGGAGCATAAATTGTATGTATCGAAAGTGGAGGAACTATCTCGTTGGATAGAAAGGACAGTTTACCAGGGGTATATTGAATTCTTGACCAACATACCTCTCATACGGCTTATGGTTTTGGCATGTTTTTTTAGGGTAGCGAGGGCAAATAATGATGTCAACATGCTCAACCAAACATCGTTGTTTATTGACGTGGTCAAAGGGAGAAGCACTAAATATAAACTTCATGGTGAATGGACATGAGTGCAACCAATGGTACTACCTTGTCGATAGCAACTACATCTGGTGGTTAGTGTTTGTGAAGAccgttctgaaagggaaatgtaccctagggccatttctaaatattttggtgattaagtgtccaacacaaatggtcatgtgttaaactatgccaaatggtggacaaagtgcaaatcaatacaaaggtatgattctagacttaatacattggtttttgtgtactaacatatttgtctaagtgctagaatcagagaaaagacaaatggaaaagacttggctcgagcagccaagactctgctcagtttgggtgcaccggactgtccggtggtgcaccggacagtgtccggtgcgccaggctggcgtctggtgaactgcctgctctcgggtctcgacgacggcgtacggatataaatcaccggactgtccggtggtgcaccggactgtccggtgagtcggctgcggcgaagtcgccgctctcgggaaacaagtcaacagcgtacggctataaatcaccggactgtccggtggtgcaccggactgcccggtgagccaacggtcggtcgcgcaatccacgcgtgacgcgtggccgggccaacggtctgatggaggcaccggactgtccggtgtgccaacggctccaaatcgccaacggtcggctgcgctaaaacaggaaagaaatctgcaccggactgtccggtgcaccagtcgacataaGGCAAGATTtgctttcctggattgctctcaacggctcctagctaccttggggctataaaagggacccctatgcgcatgAAGGAGCatcccaagcacactctaagcattcttgatcattcacacttcgtctttgcgcactcgtttgacattcctagtgatttgagcttcgttctagtgagaactttgagatattcatttgagctcaagccttggccgtgtgtgtgagcgtattgttgtggacttgtgtgtgttgctcatcccatccttacttccgtgttcatttgtgatcatattttgtaagggcgagagactccaagttgtggagattcctcgcaaacgggatatagtgaaaggaagagaaacactgtggtattcaagtgggtctttggaccacttgaaaggggttgagtgcaaccctcgtccgctgggacgccacaacgtggagtaggcaagtgttggacttggccgaaccacgggataaaccactgtgcctctctgtgttgatctttttgtggttattgtgtttcgcaagaactcctctctagccacttggctttattgctctaactcttaatcaagtttgtggctttaagatttaagtttttacaggatcacctattcacccccccccctctaggtgctctcaattggtatcagagccgttctcttcaagaaaggcactaatcgcccgaagagatggatcctaagggaaaggggatggtggtcaacgacaatgaggagtccatcttcaacgagccaagggatgacaaagtcaatgactccggctcaaGTTAAAAGAAGAAGGACGAAAAGAAGAAGAGATGCATcaagaaggttgtctactacgacagcgacgaatctttctcttctcaaaaggatgacgaatacgaggagaaaaagaaaacagttaactcgaacttttcttttgattattctcgtattccgcataattccaatgctcatttgctttccattccacttggtaaacccccacactttgatggagaggactacggattttggagtcacaaaatgtgtagccacttgttttctcttcatccaagtatatgggagatagtagaaaatgggatgcaatttgatagttccgataactccatgtttatcaatgaacaaatccataaaaatgcacaagctactactgttcttttagcatccttgtgcatggaagagtacaataaggtgagcggcttggacaacgccaagcagatctgggacaccctcaagatctcgcatgaggggaacgacgtcaccatgctcaccaagatggagttggtggaaggcgaactaggaaggttcgcaatgatcaggggagaggagccaactcaaacgtacaataggctcaagaccttggtcaacaagataagaagctatggaagcacgagatggacggaccacgacgtcgtccgacttatgctaaggtctttcactgtccttggtcctcatcttgtaaactctattcgtgagaatcctaggtacatcaagatgacgcccccgaggaaatactcggaaagtttgtaagcgggcgaatgatgatcaaggaggcaagatacgttgatgaggcgttgaatggcccaatctatgagcctcaaaccgttgctctcaaagcaacaagtagcagggagacgctaccgagcaaggtggcgcaagttgaggcggccgggctaaatgaagatgaaatggccctcatcatcaagcgcttcaagacggcgctcaaaggtcgcaaggagcaccccaacaagagcaagacgaaggggaagcgctcctacttcaagtgtggtaagattggccactttattgctaactgtcccgataatgatagtgaccaggaacaaggaaagagcggaaagtgggaaaagaagaagacctacaaaaaggctaagggcgaggcacaccttggaaaggagtgggattcggattgctcctcgtccgactccgacaatgaaggactcgccgcctcagccttcaacaagtcggctctcttcccgacgagcatcacacatgcctcatggcaaaggagaagaaggtaaatactagaagtactattacatatgcttcttcaagtgatgatgagtctagtgatgatgaagtagactatgctagtttattcaaaggtttagatagaactaaaattgataagatcaatgaattaattgatgccttgaatgagaaaaatagattgttagaaaagcaagaagatcttttatatgaagagcatgataaatttgttagtgcacaaaattctctcgctctagaagttaaaagaaatgaaatgctttcatgtgaactatctacatgccatgaatctatttctagcttaaagagtattaatgatgatttaaatactaagttagaaatagctaataaatcaagctctcttgtagaacatgttgtgatttgcaataagtgtaaggattttaatgttgatgcttgtagtgaacacttaatttccaaattaaatgatgaagtgaccagtcttaatgaccaacttaagactagcaagaatgactttgataaactaaaatttgcaagggatgcctacactattggtagacacccctcaattaaggatagacttggctttaagagagaaaccaagaacttaacaagtcaaaagactcccattcccaccaaggagaaagggaaggctcctatgactaatagtgctcaagagaaccatgcttt from Zea mays cultivar B73 chromosome 6, Zm-B73-REFERENCE-NAM-5.0, whole genome shotgun sequence harbors:
- the LOC732757 gene encoding guanylyl cyclase-like protein (The RefSeq protein has 2 substitutions compared to this genomic sequence): MWPLCVISEKLFRMAGDDGAQGAAGSPYPDGRISLARRSYYVDVPHVQQAFTWDCGLACVLMVLRTLGIDCCDGIADLERLCRTTSIWTVDLAYLLNKFSVSFSFCTVTLGANPQYSAESFYREQLQEDIDRVDELFGKALDAGISIQCRSITAYDIAFLLLSGHCIAIALVDKSKLNLPCMSDHGVQQHNDEPDYMGHYVVICGYDADDCEFEIRDPASSRKRERVTMKSLDEARKSFGTDEDILLVSLTGKSGMKLSRKLLACSM